In the Kwoniella mangroviensis CBS 8507 chromosome 3, whole genome shotgun sequence genome, one interval contains:
- a CDS encoding 60S ribosomal protein uL24 — MSSPLSKELRKQHTARSIPIRKDDEVLIVRGKYKGREGKVTQVYRKKWVIHVDRVHIEKSNAATVPVGIHPSNVVITSLKLDSDRKAILERKGTKSSSSEDVEMKE; from the exons AtgtcttctcctctttcaaagGAATTGAGAAAGCAACACACT GCCCGATCAATCCCTATCAGAAAGGATGACGAAGTCTTGATCGTTAGAGGTAAATACAAGGGCCGAGAGGGTAAAGTAACTCAA GTCTACAGAAAGAAATGGGTCATTCACGTCGACCGAGTCCACATTGAAAAATCCAACGCCGCTACCGTCCCAGTTGGTATCCACCCTTCCAACGTAGTCATCACCTCCCTCAAACTTGATTCCGACCGAAAAGCCATCCTCGAGAGAAAAGGTActaaatcctcttcttccgaagatgttgagatgaaggaATAA